The nucleotide window GAGGGCGATGGCGATGTCGTAGAGGCGGACCGTCCCCTTCAGGGACGGATGTTCGGCGGCCATCTCGTCGAGGCCGGAGATCCGCTCCTTGTAGAAGCCGAGGCGTCCCTCCTTCACGCGCTTCGCCGACCAGCGCCAGACCTCGCGGGAGGCGCCGAGGGTTCCTCGTGCGTAGAAGGCGAGGCCCGTGATGTAGGGGATGATCCCCATCATGAGCGGGGCGCGCCAGGCGCATTCGTGGAAGACCGAGAAGAGGTATTTGACCGCGAGGGCCTTCGTCGCGAAGTCGAGCGAGTAGACGACGGCGGTGAGGGCGATGATGGGCAGCGCCCACTTCGCGGCCGCCTTGAGCGTCGCGCCGAGCTTCGACGACGGCGCGGCAGCGTCCGCTTGAACGCGGCCGCTGCCCCTCTCCCCTTCCCTCTCCCGCAAGCGGGAGAGGGAGGATGCGGGCGCCAGCGCGGGGATCCCCTTCGATTCGGCGCCGGCGACCGGCTCGACTTCGGCGGCGCCGCGGCGCATCCCCTCGAAAAGAGCAGAGAGCGTGGAGGAGCGGGCCGTCGAGGTCTTCGCGGCCGCGAGCTCCCGCGTCCCCGTCTCCAGAACCGCCATTGCCGCGAGCCCCGCACTCCGTTCCCCTTCCCTCTCGTCCCAAACAACCGCACGGCGTAGCTTTGGGACGTCCCGAACCGACGACGTTCGGATGTTCGGGACGAGGGAGGGCTGGGGGTGGGTAGGATCGCCGTTCTTCACCGCAGCAGCGTTCGCGGAGGAAGAAGGAACGAACGCCCGAACGATCGCCGCGGCATTCTTCGCCGCCGGGACCGCGGCCCTGACGCCCGGCAGGACCTGGAGTCCGGCCGTCGGGAGCGTCAGCGCCGGGAGGACCGGCGCGGCGGTCCCGCCGACGAGCGGACGGGCGGTCTGGAGGATCGGGATGATGGAGACGATCCCGGAGTTCGCGGCGACGGGCGCCGTGTGGACGGCCTGGGCGAAGGCCCCGAGCGCCTGGGGACCGGGAGCATAGGCGAGAACGAGCGCGGCGAGGGCGACGCGAAGGACGCGGCGACTCATGTCCTCAGGATAGCGGATGATGAGACCGCGGGGCTGGGCCGAGCGGGCCCGCGGGCGGCGGCAGAGGGACCAGACCCGGCTGGGTCCTGCGCCCTACTCCGTGGGGAGGGCTTTGGAGGCGGCGATGGCCGCCTCTGGGTCGATGTGCTGGCCCGGGTTGCGGCGCTCGATGCGGGAGAGCAGGCTGTAGGCGCAGGGGACGACGAAGAGGGTGAGCAGCGTCGAGACCAGCACGCCTCCGATGACGACGACGGCCATGGGGATGCGCGTCTCGGCCCCCGGCCCGATGGCGAGCGCCGGCGGAACGGCGGCGGCGATCGTCGAGATGGAGGTCATGAGGATGGGCCGCAGGCGCACGGGGCAGGCCTCGAGCAGCGCGGGCTTCACCTCGAGCCCTTCGGCGCGCCGCTGGTTCGTGAAGTCCACCAGCAGGATGGAGTTCTTCTTCACGATGCCCATGAGCAGGATGAGCCCGATCATGGAGTAGAGGTTGAGGCTCGTTCCCGTGAGGAGGAGGGCGAGAAAGGCGCCCGAGACGCTGAAGGGCAGGGCGA belongs to Elusimicrobiota bacterium and includes:
- a CDS encoding signal peptidase II → MSRRVLRVALAALVLAYAPGPQALGAFAQAVHTAPVAANSGIVSIIPILQTARPLVGGTAAPVLPALTLPTAGLQVLPGVRAAVPAAKNAAAIVRAFVPSSSANAAAVKNGDPTHPQPSLVPNIRTSSVRDVPKLRRAVVWDEREGERSAGLAAMAVLETGTRELAAAKTSTARSSTLSALFEGMRRGAAEVEPVAGAESKGIPALAPASSLSRLREREGERGSGRVQADAAAPSSKLGATLKAAAKWALPIIALTAVVYSLDFATKALAVKYLFSVFHECAWRAPLMMGIIPYITGLAFYARGTLGASREVWRWSAKRVKEGRLGFYKERISGLDEMAAEHPSLKGTVRLYDIAIALMLAGLFGNGLDAIRLGGALDWIPLGRSIINLADVALLCGLAFFQMASAFFAKARAAHAKKEPLQFDGSMFLGLPILGFFLSWALGSAPTDEVLNLALSHLGWVYVMGFSMLLGISRFLAALVLGPRVRRYRAESGVPR